One window of Desulfomonilaceae bacterium genomic DNA carries:
- a CDS encoding CsbD family protein codes for MNWDQIEGNWKQLQGKFREKWGKLTDNDLEVVAGKR; via the coding sequence ATGAACTGGGATCAGATTGAGGGAAATTGGAAGCAACTGCAAGGCAAGTTCAGAGAGAAGTGGGGCAAACTCACGGACAACGATCTGGAAGTCGTTGCCGGGAAGCG
- a CDS encoding PRC-barrel domain-containing protein: MKKSTNFITVFLAICALFVTQALAAEQEVGKTPSVQAQTDEKPVAATGQSQTSEKSVMEQADRVSKILGKQVISQKGEDLGKIEDIMLSKEGCLDYIVLAPGGWLGTGDRLIPIPWKAVKTGAKADTMIVNMDKDQLLGKAPK, encoded by the coding sequence ATGAAAAAATCGACAAACTTTATAACAGTTTTTCTGGCAATCTGTGCGCTCTTCGTAACCCAAGCCCTCGCTGCTGAACAAGAGGTGGGTAAGACCCCCAGCGTCCAGGCTCAAACCGATGAAAAACCTGTGGCGGCCACAGGACAGAGTCAAACAAGCGAAAAAAGCGTCATGGAGCAGGCTGATAGAGTCAGTAAGATACTCGGGAAACAAGTTATAAGTCAGAAGGGAGAGGATCTCGGAAAGATTGAAGATATAATGCTGAGCAAGGAGGGATGCCTCGACTATATAGTTTTGGCTCCCGGAGGTTGGCTTGGGACCGGTGACCGATTGATTCCGATTCCGTGGAAAGCCGTGAAGACAGGCGCTAAAGCGGACACGATGATCGTCAACATGGACAAGGATCAGTTATTAGGGAAAGCTCCCAAGTGA
- a CDS encoding PRC-barrel domain-containing protein, which produces MMEIKVPMRVSELLKTTVENRHKEKLGTIHDFMVGADGRLKYAILSHGGFLGIGDVLIPIPFDALMTGDEKGTVVLDIDKQTLEKALSFESKTWPDFTAAEWNEKIDRYFAAYAAGSSQP; this is translated from the coding sequence ATGATGGAAATTAAAGTACCTATGAGAGTGAGTGAGCTACTGAAAACTACCGTGGAGAATCGTCACAAGGAAAAACTCGGCACGATACACGATTTCATGGTGGGAGCGGATGGGCGTCTAAAATACGCCATCCTGTCTCACGGAGGTTTCCTGGGAATAGGTGACGTGTTGATTCCGATTCCATTTGACGCTCTGATGACGGGCGATGAAAAGGGAACTGTGGTGCTCGACATCGATAAGCAGACCCTGGAAAAAGCTCTCAGCTTTGAGAGTAAGACATGGCCTGACTTCACTGCGGCCGAATGGAATGAAAAAATTGATAGATACTTTGCGGCCTATGCGGCGGGCTCAAGTCAGCCGTAA